A stretch of DNA from bacterium:
GCTAATAGCCGGCACAATTGCCGGACGTGTGCGTCCCGTCGTGATCCGTGCCGGGGTGGGTGTGTTTCGGGTGTCCCGCATGCCAGTGGGTGCAGCTGCCCGAAGGTGGGGGCACCGTAGTCGTAGTGGGTGCGGTGGTTGTTGTAGTGTCGGCGGGCGCGGCCATACTGTGGAGAAGAGCCATCATGTCCGCACGTGTGAAGTCAGGGTTGGAGAACTGGTCGTCACCGTCGGCGCCGAGGACCTGATCGTAGAAGCGTTCGATGAACACCCTGGCGTGCTTCCGCTTTAGCGGCTGGTCTGGGCAGAA
This window harbors:
- a CDS encoding S-layer homology domain-containing protein, producing the protein MAKPASKRKRIGWVLGGLMVLVIAGGALAAHSRFKDVTDDHPVDAIEWASDRGITQGCDTDKFCPDQPLKRKHARVFIERFYDQVLGADGDDQFSNPDFTRADMMALLHSMAAPADTTTTTAPTTTTVPPPSGSCTHWHAGHPKHTHPGTDHDGTHTSGNCAGY